A genomic segment from Pirellulales bacterium encodes:
- a CDS encoding M81 family metallopeptidase gives MRIAVGQLWQETNTFNPLPTTRADFDQFGVLHGDALIEQMADTNELGGFIQSLRAWPERPEIVGLVRLPAWPGGVVTAETFDWILSEFTSAVCRAMPVDGVLLALHGAMVADRHPDVEGEVLQAVRQLLGAVPLVATLDLHANVTRKMVDAADALVLFHTAPHIDVFETGQRGARLLRRILIEGARPVTAFQKLSMVVPAERANTQDPASVSYGFRERLQALERTPGILAAGLATVQPWLDVPELGSSVVVVADATHAIPPRGGISRTENMTSHEVCDTPGEVACRDLAEELWQRRRDYLPELVPVEQAVREAHEAGDGLVVLSDSADATTSGAPGDSTWVFKELLTYDWPHGALVPLVAPEIVERATALGEGAPLRAAIGGVRDARFSQPVEIDARIERLFRAEFVLSGHLAKNLPVDMGPSAVLRCGDVLVFVTSKSGPHFAPEFFRSAGFDPFAASVVVAKSPCGFRAAYADRAKRIIVVRAPGCAPADFWNYPYRNIPRPLWPWDDL, from the coding sequence ATGCGAATCGCCGTCGGACAACTCTGGCAAGAGACCAACACCTTCAACCCGCTGCCGACGACGCGGGCCGACTTCGACCAGTTCGGCGTACTGCACGGCGACGCGCTCATCGAGCAGATGGCCGACACGAACGAGCTGGGCGGCTTCATCCAGTCGTTGCGGGCCTGGCCCGAGCGGCCGGAAATTGTGGGGCTGGTCCGTTTGCCCGCCTGGCCTGGCGGGGTCGTCACCGCGGAAACGTTCGATTGGATCCTGTCGGAATTCACTTCGGCAGTTTGTCGGGCGATGCCGGTCGACGGCGTCCTGCTGGCCTTGCACGGAGCGATGGTGGCCGACCGACACCCGGATGTCGAGGGCGAAGTCCTGCAAGCGGTGAGGCAGCTCCTCGGCGCCGTCCCCTTGGTCGCCACGCTCGACCTGCACGCCAACGTAACGCGGAAGATGGTCGACGCGGCGGACGCGCTGGTGCTGTTTCACACCGCGCCGCACATCGACGTGTTCGAAACCGGCCAGCGCGGGGCCCGGCTGCTGAGGCGAATCCTCATCGAGGGTGCCCGGCCCGTGACCGCCTTCCAGAAGCTGTCCATGGTCGTGCCGGCCGAACGGGCCAACACGCAGGATCCGGCCAGCGTCAGCTACGGCTTTCGCGAGCGGCTTCAGGCGCTGGAACGGACGCCCGGCATCTTGGCGGCCGGGCTGGCCACGGTGCAGCCTTGGCTCGACGTGCCCGAATTGGGCTCATCGGTTGTGGTGGTGGCCGACGCCACTCACGCCATCCCGCCGCGTGGCGGAATTTCACGCACTGAAAACATGACTTCTCACGAAGTCTGCGACACTCCAGGCGAGGTGGCCTGCCGAGACTTGGCCGAAGAACTCTGGCAGCGGCGGCGAGACTATTTGCCCGAGCTGGTGCCGGTCGAGCAGGCCGTGCGCGAGGCCCACGAAGCTGGCGACGGGCTGGTCGTATTGAGCGACAGTGCCGACGCCACGACGTCCGGCGCTCCGGGCGACAGCACGTGGGTGTTCAAGGAATTGTTGACGTACGACTGGCCCCACGGCGCTCTGGTTCCGCTCGTCGCGCCGGAGATTGTCGAGCGGGCAACCGCCCTGGGCGAAGGCGCCCCGCTGCGGGCCGCGATCGGCGGTGTGCGCGACGCGCGGTTCTCACAGCCGGTGGAAATCGACGCCCGAATCGAACGGCTGTTCCGGGCCGAGTTCGTTCTGTCGGGCCATCTCGCCAAGAATTTGCCGGTCGACATGGGGCCGTCTGCGGTCTTGCGGTGCGGCGACGTGTTGGTGTTCGTGACGTCGAAGAGCGGGCCGCACTTCGCGCCCGAATTCTTCCGTTCGGCCGGCTTCGACCCCTTCGCGGCCAGCGTGGTGGTGGCCAAAAGCCCCTGCGGCTTCCGGGCGGCCTACGCCGATCGGGCAAAGCGGATCATCGTGGTCCGCGCTCCCGGCTGCGCCCCGGCCGACTTCTGGAACTATCCTTATCGGAACATCCCCCGCCCGCTTTGGCCGTGGGATGACCTGTGA
- a CDS encoding ThuA domain-containing protein, with amino-acid sequence MKAIAVFSLALFVVVVGAPASPAADANDRGKALSIGKQPDHPYGSHMYLHTCRMLAECLRLNGLQASVSDGWPKNEDDLRDVKTIVVYTSPAAELLLDGPQRERVDRMMKAGVGLVTIHWASSVMQQDFDRLGERWLSYLGGTWVSNVGLSTDTAELKQLMPEHPICRGWSGYELHDEYYLNPTISKAARPLLQVTTKGQDVVVSWAYERPDGGRAYGTTLGHFYSNFEREPFRRAIVNAILWTAKRDVPEAGARVDISDDILKLPPEKPRAPSRQDPARGNGSSRRTLKFPADRAVGTVYWRMPDGKPFLYAKHDQGWKPIGKTRRTVRVPAEAQVRLDVVKAASSDLAWLDDLQPDDIQLLNLRGTDVSDERLRHVARLTGLRALELDGTPISDAGFKGFERLTKLEEIDLGAFGEGREGSGAGDGAVRVLARLPKLRRLGLWSTKVTGSGLAELANCRSLTHLELNGTKVGDAGLAELVACQSLIHLRVEDTEISDAGLVHLAKLPQLEILWLGDNEGVTDEALKTVGQLVHLTTLDLMSTKITGAGLARLKDLKKLKRLFLDHNDIGEADLAHLEPLESLEDLRLYYIKGRITDVGAEHLARLKSLRALSGWFHFGDKGVALLAALPHLEQLLLNGHVTDASAGDIAKMKSLKKLWFQGCPITDAMLQSIAGLPNLEDLVLLRTRVTGDGFRYLRDASKLSTLSVEANDQKPANQPRPHLRELGKLAQINDLRIEGGSFVSGDLKDLAGLVNLERLDVSIPVDDDGASLLAGLKRLKWLQVSDGAITDVGLEHLSLLPHLEFLGIEGRFTDEGLMHLARLGELQRLWVASADITDAGLEELARRLPNLRYGAERRTTANGGEEVVSSDKDKIRRDAEDRAVLEAMEDKPPPALSVEGWLNAGEKGLDLKQLEGKVVLVDFWGTWCGPCRALTPKLKQLHAKYADKGLLIVGIHTTRFADTLPDYVKQESIVWPMAADVDDATVEAWKVPHYPTLFLIDRSGKVRLAGLWRGDLERAIVQLLEEPVPARR; translated from the coding sequence ATGAAAGCCATTGCCGTTTTTTCTCTGGCGTTGTTCGTCGTCGTTGTCGGGGCGCCAGCATCGCCCGCGGCGGATGCCAATGATCGTGGCAAGGCGCTATCGATCGGCAAGCAGCCCGATCATCCCTACGGCAGCCACATGTATCTGCACACGTGCCGCATGCTGGCCGAGTGTTTGCGGCTGAATGGCCTTCAGGCCAGCGTCTCCGATGGCTGGCCGAAAAACGAGGACGACTTGCGCGACGTGAAAACGATCGTCGTTTACACCAGCCCCGCGGCCGAGCTGCTGCTCGATGGGCCGCAGCGCGAGCGGGTCGACCGCATGATGAAAGCGGGCGTCGGCCTGGTCACGATCCATTGGGCTTCGTCGGTCATGCAGCAAGACTTCGACCGCCTGGGCGAGCGTTGGCTCAGTTATCTCGGCGGCACCTGGGTCAGCAACGTCGGCCTGAGCACCGATACGGCCGAGTTGAAGCAGCTCATGCCTGAGCACCCAATTTGCCGCGGCTGGTCCGGCTATGAGCTGCACGACGAGTATTACCTCAATCCGACGATCTCGAAGGCTGCCCGGCCGCTCTTGCAAGTGACGACCAAGGGGCAAGACGTGGTCGTGAGTTGGGCCTACGAGCGGCCGGACGGCGGGCGCGCGTATGGTACGACGCTCGGCCATTTTTACAGCAACTTCGAGCGCGAGCCGTTCCGCCGCGCCATCGTCAACGCGATTCTTTGGACCGCGAAGCGCGATGTGCCCGAAGCGGGCGCCCGCGTCGATATCAGCGACGACATCCTCAAGCTGCCGCCGGAGAAGCCTCGCGCGCCGAGTCGACAAGATCCCGCTCGTGGGAATGGTTCCTCGCGGCGGACGTTAAAGTTTCCCGCCGATCGCGCAGTCGGAACCGTGTACTGGCGGATGCCGGATGGAAAACCGTTTCTTTACGCCAAGCATGACCAGGGGTGGAAGCCGATCGGCAAGACCCGCAGGACGGTGCGCGTGCCCGCCGAGGCGCAGGTGCGGCTCGACGTGGTAAAAGCCGCGTCGAGCGACTTGGCCTGGCTCGACGACCTGCAGCCCGATGACATCCAACTGCTTAATCTGCGCGGCACCGACGTCAGCGACGAGCGACTGCGCCACGTCGCGCGGCTTACGGGCTTGCGCGCCCTCGAATTGGATGGGACCCCGATCAGCGATGCCGGTTTCAAAGGTTTCGAGCGGCTAACGAAGCTCGAAGAAATCGATCTGGGAGCATTTGGGGAAGGCCGAGAAGGCTCCGGCGCGGGCGACGGCGCCGTGCGCGTGCTGGCGAGGCTGCCCAAGCTGCGAAGGCTCGGTCTATGGTCGACGAAGGTGACCGGCTCGGGCCTGGCCGAGCTCGCCAACTGCCGCTCGCTGACCCATCTTGAGCTGAACGGCACGAAGGTCGGCGACGCGGGGCTGGCCGAGCTCGTCGCGTGTCAATCACTGATCCATTTGCGAGTCGAAGACACCGAGATCAGCGACGCGGGGCTGGTCCACCTGGCGAAACTGCCGCAGTTGGAAATTTTGTGGTTAGGCGATAACGAGGGCGTCACCGACGAAGCTCTGAAAACGGTCGGCCAGCTCGTGCATCTGACGACGCTCGACCTGATGAGCACGAAAATCACCGGCGCAGGGCTGGCGCGGCTCAAAGACCTCAAGAAGCTCAAAAGGCTGTTCCTCGACCACAACGATATCGGCGAGGCCGATCTCGCCCATCTCGAACCACTCGAAAGCCTCGAGGATCTGCGGCTCTACTACATCAAAGGCCGCATCACCGATGTCGGCGCGGAGCATCTCGCGCGGCTCAAGTCGCTGCGAGCGCTAAGCGGGTGGTTTCACTTCGGCGACAAGGGCGTCGCCCTGCTGGCCGCGCTACCACATTTGGAGCAGCTTTTGCTCAACGGCCACGTTACCGATGCCAGCGCCGGCGACATCGCGAAGATGAAGTCGCTCAAAAAGCTGTGGTTTCAAGGCTGTCCGATTACCGACGCCATGTTGCAGAGCATCGCCGGCTTGCCGAACCTTGAAGATCTTGTGCTCTTGCGGACGCGAGTCACCGGTGATGGCTTCAGGTATTTGCGCGATGCGTCGAAGCTTTCGACGCTGTCCGTCGAGGCCAACGATCAAAAACCCGCCAATCAGCCTCGGCCGCACCTGCGCGAGCTCGGCAAGCTGGCTCAAATCAACGATCTGAGGATCGAGGGCGGCTCGTTCGTCAGCGGCGATCTCAAAGACCTTGCCGGGCTGGTCAACCTCGAAAGGCTTGACGTTTCAATTCCTGTTGACGACGACGGGGCGTCATTACTGGCGGGACTCAAGCGCCTGAAGTGGCTGCAAGTCTCGGACGGCGCCATAACCGACGTGGGCCTCGAGCACTTGTCGCTCTTGCCGCACCTGGAATTCCTTGGAATTGAAGGCCGCTTTACCGACGAAGGACTAATGCACCTGGCACGCCTTGGTGAGTTGCAAAGATTATGGGTGGCCTCGGCCGACATCACCGATGCCGGACTGGAAGAGCTTGCGCGCAGACTGCCGAATTTGCGGTATGGCGCCGAGCGTCGCACCACGGCCAACGGAGGCGAGGAGGTCGTTTCGAGCGACAAAGACAAGATTCGTCGCGATGCCGAAGACCGCGCCGTCCTCGAAGCGATGGAAGACAAGCCGCCGCCGGCGCTCAGCGTAGAGGGCTGGTTGAATGCCGGCGAGAAGGGCCTCGATCTCAAGCAACTTGAGGGCAAAGTGGTGCTGGTCGACTTCTGGGGCACCTGGTGCGGCCCGTGCCGCGCTTTGACGCCCAAACTCAAGCAGTTGCACGCGAAATACGCCGACAAAGGCTTGTTGATTGTCGGTATCCACACGACGCGCTTCGCCGACACCTTGCCCGATTACGTCAAGCAAGAGTCGATCGTGTGGCCGATGGCCGCCGATGTCGATGACGCGACCGTCGAGGCGTGGAAGGTGCCGCACTATCCCACCCTGTTCTTGATCGATCGTTCGGGCAAAGTACGTCTTGCCGGCCTCTGGCGCGGCGACCTTGAGCGGGCAATCGTGCAGCTCTTGGAGGAGCCCGTGCCTGCTCGCCGGTAG
- a CDS encoding NAD(P)/FAD-dependent oxidoreductase, whose product MTNNSALRVVIVGGGFGGLYAAKAMPAALRVTLIDLRNFHLFQPLLYQVATGELSPANVAVPLRSLLRRRPHAQVLLAEVVDFDIAARQIILADGRVEYDSLVVAAGMKFNYFGHDDWRPLAPGLKTIEDATTIRARLLTAFEMAERSNDPAARRRWLTFVIVGGGATGVELAGALAELARYTLRHDFRSINPADARILLVEGRNRLLEAFPDDLSSRTQSTLETLGVTVYTGAIVTDVRSQEVSVERGGATEVIPTGNVLWTAGVRTTPLADRLAAATGAATDRLGRLVVEPDLTLAGHPEIFVIGDMAHFAHQGGQPLPGVAPVAMQQGRYVAKVLARRTAGKPSPPFHYHDRGNMAVIGRSAAVADLYCCHLAGFFAWMAWLFIHLLYLAQFQNRLLVLIQWAWNYFTWNRSARLITEPPKTREER is encoded by the coding sequence ATGACCAATAACTCTGCTCTCCGCGTGGTTATCGTCGGCGGCGGCTTCGGCGGGCTGTACGCCGCGAAGGCCATGCCTGCGGCCCTGCGCGTCACGTTGATCGACCTCCGCAATTTTCATCTGTTTCAACCGCTGCTCTATCAGGTGGCCACCGGCGAACTGTCGCCCGCCAACGTGGCAGTCCCGCTGCGGAGCCTGCTGCGGCGTAGACCGCATGCGCAGGTCTTGCTGGCCGAGGTCGTCGATTTCGACATCGCTGCGCGGCAAATCATCCTCGCCGATGGCCGCGTCGAATACGACTCGCTCGTCGTGGCGGCCGGGATGAAGTTCAACTATTTCGGGCACGACGACTGGCGGCCGTTGGCGCCCGGCTTAAAAACGATTGAAGACGCCACCACGATTCGCGCTCGGCTCCTGACTGCCTTCGAGATGGCCGAACGCAGCAACGACCCGGCCGCGCGGCGGCGCTGGCTGACTTTTGTCATCGTCGGCGGCGGTGCGACGGGCGTCGAACTGGCCGGCGCTCTGGCCGAGTTGGCGCGATACACATTGCGGCATGACTTTCGATCCATCAACCCCGCCGACGCCCGCATTCTGCTGGTCGAAGGACGCAATCGCTTGCTGGAAGCGTTTCCCGACGATCTTTCCAGCCGCACTCAGAGCACGTTGGAAACGCTGGGCGTCACCGTTTACACGGGCGCGATCGTCACCGACGTTCGTTCACAGGAGGTTTCGGTCGAGCGCGGCGGTGCGACGGAAGTGATTCCGACGGGGAACGTTCTTTGGACGGCGGGCGTTCGCACCACGCCGCTGGCCGATCGACTGGCTGCGGCGACCGGCGCCGCGACCGATCGACTGGGACGGCTGGTCGTCGAGCCCGATCTGACGCTTGCCGGACATCCGGAGATTTTCGTCATCGGCGACATGGCGCATTTCGCCCATCAAGGCGGCCAACCGCTGCCGGGCGTGGCGCCGGTGGCCATGCAGCAAGGCCGCTATGTGGCGAAGGTGCTTGCTCGTCGCACGGCTGGAAAGCCATCGCCGCCGTTCCATTATCACGATCGGGGGAACATGGCCGTGATCGGTCGATCGGCGGCGGTAGCCGATCTTTACTGCTGCCACTTGGCGGGCTTCTTTGCCTGGATGGCCTGGCTCTTCATTCACCTGCTCTACCTGGCGCAGTTTCAGAACCGTCTGCTCGTGCTCATTCAATGGGCCTGGAACTATTTCACCTGGAACCGCTCCGCCCGACTGATCACCGAGCCGCCCAAGACGCGCGAAGAGCGTTGA
- a CDS encoding multiheme c-type cytochrome yields MTTASTAPPEPRPAPKKYVRAVGPRLRKLLYLVFALLALLGANSGYLASITALEALTGRTYQNYFYQYMFLGHLILGFVLIAPFIAFGLIHMLNSWSRRNRRAVRVGYALFAVSILVLVTGVLLTRVAGLFELKQPQTRWLVYWLHVACPLAAGWLYWLHRLAGPRIKWKVGFAYSGVVGVVVLAMVALHAQDPRKWNVAGPKDGEKYFKPSEAITATGNFIPAKTLMMDNYCLKCHQDAFQGWFHSAHHLSSFNNPAYLASVRETREVALKRDGSVQASRWCAGCHDPVPFFSGAFDDPKFDVVKDPTSQAGITCTACHAITNVDSTIGNADYTIEEPIHYPFAFSDNAVLQYINNQLIKAKPSFHKKTFLKDFHKTAEFCSTCHKVNLPKDVTHYKDFLRGQNHYDPYLLSGVSGHGAKSFYYPDKAKTNCSQCHMPLEKSNDFGAKLFGDATELSIHSHFFPAANTALAWFNNAPAAMAAERKFLEGVMRVDIFGVREGGGIDGKLIAPLRPKLPTLKPGRRYLLETVIRTLKVGHLFTQGTVDSNEVWVDVAVTSGDRVIGRNGGIGDDGEVDPWSHFVNVFMLDRDGNRIDRRNPQDIFVPLYNHQIPPGAGQVVHYELRLPDDLTRPVTIEMKLQYRKFDQRYLDYITKSAKPGDNPIRGYTPGQPFRNDLPVTTLAVDRVTLPVEGVEAKTQIVESKIDPWQRWNDYGIGLLLEGQGGAKGELKQAEEAFNRVEELGRYDGPLNLARVYFTEGRLDEAVDALKRAAEFTSPPAPSWTMNWLSGQINRQQGHLVEAERNFRSVLEEKTQEMIDRNFDFSLDYEVINLLGQTLFDLAKQSHGPKRQAQREAYLRQAVGEFEKTLTLDSENVAAHFNLQHLYAQLGEKQKSEEHHKLHLRYKSDDNAGDRAMALARQKYPAANHAAESVVVYSLHHPTENPND; encoded by the coding sequence ATGACCACCGCTTCAACCGCGCCGCCGGAACCACGGCCGGCGCCAAAAAAATATGTCCGCGCAGTCGGTCCGCGACTGCGCAAGCTGCTCTATCTGGTGTTCGCCTTGCTGGCGCTGCTCGGCGCCAACTCGGGCTACCTGGCCAGCATCACCGCCCTGGAAGCCCTCACCGGCCGCACGTATCAGAACTACTTCTATCAATACATGTTTCTGGGGCACCTCATTCTCGGCTTCGTTCTCATCGCCCCCTTCATCGCCTTCGGCTTGATCCACATGCTCAATTCGTGGAGCCGCCGCAATCGCCGCGCGGTGCGCGTGGGCTACGCCTTGTTCGCCGTCTCGATTCTGGTGCTCGTCACCGGCGTGCTGCTGACCCGCGTCGCCGGCCTGTTCGAGCTGAAGCAGCCGCAAACGCGCTGGCTGGTTTACTGGCTGCACGTGGCCTGCCCGTTGGCCGCCGGCTGGCTCTACTGGCTGCACCGCCTGGCCGGCCCGCGCATCAAGTGGAAAGTCGGCTTCGCCTACTCCGGCGTGGTGGGCGTGGTCGTGCTGGCCATGGTCGCGCTGCACGCCCAAGACCCGCGCAAGTGGAACGTGGCCGGACCCAAAGACGGCGAGAAATACTTCAAGCCCTCCGAGGCCATCACGGCCACGGGCAACTTCATCCCTGCCAAAACGCTGATGATGGACAATTACTGCCTGAAGTGCCATCAAGACGCCTTCCAGGGCTGGTTCCACAGCGCACACCACCTCAGCTCATTCAACAACCCGGCCTACCTGGCCAGCGTGCGCGAGACGCGCGAGGTGGCGCTGAAGCGCGACGGCAGCGTGCAAGCCTCGCGTTGGTGCGCGGGTTGCCACGATCCGGTTCCGTTCTTCAGCGGCGCTTTCGACGATCCGAAGTTCGACGTGGTGAAAGACCCCACCTCGCAGGCCGGCATCACCTGCACCGCCTGCCACGCTATCACCAACGTCGACAGCACGATCGGCAATGCCGACTACACCATCGAGGAGCCGATCCATTACCCGTTCGCCTTCAGCGACAACGCCGTGCTGCAATACATCAACAACCAGCTCATCAAGGCCAAGCCGTCGTTCCACAAGAAGACGTTCTTGAAAGATTTTCACAAGACGGCCGAGTTCTGCTCGACCTGCCACAAGGTGAACCTGCCGAAAGACGTGACGCACTACAAAGATTTTCTCCGCGGGCAGAACCATTACGATCCGTACCTGCTCAGCGGCGTGTCGGGGCATGGTGCGAAGAGCTTCTATTATCCCGACAAGGCCAAGACCAACTGCTCCCAGTGCCACATGCCGCTGGAGAAGTCGAACGACTTCGGGGCGAAGCTGTTCGGCGACGCCACGGAGCTGAGCATCCACAGCCATTTCTTTCCGGCGGCCAACACGGCCCTGGCTTGGTTCAACAATGCCCCAGCGGCGATGGCCGCCGAGCGGAAGTTTTTGGAAGGCGTGATGCGGGTCGATATTTTCGGCGTGCGCGAAGGCGGCGGCATCGACGGCAAGCTGATCGCGCCCTTGCGGCCCAAGCTGCCCACGCTCAAACCGGGCCGGCGTTACCTGCTGGAAACGGTGATCCGCACGCTCAAGGTCGGGCATCTTTTTACCCAGGGCACGGTCGATTCCAACGAAGTCTGGGTCGATGTCGCGGTGACCAGCGGCGACCGCGTGATCGGCCGCAACGGCGGCATCGGCGACGACGGCGAAGTCGATCCCTGGTCGCACTTCGTCAACGTGTTCATGCTCGACCGCGACGGCAACCGCATCGACCGCCGCAACCCGCAAGACATCTTTGTGCCGCTTTACAACCACCAGATTCCGCCGGGCGCCGGGCAAGTGGTGCATTATGAGCTGCGGTTGCCCGACGACCTGACGCGGCCGGTGACGATCGAGATGAAGCTGCAATACCGCAAGTTCGACCAGCGGTACCTGGATTACATCACCAAGTCGGCCAAGCCGGGCGACAATCCGATTCGCGGCTACACGCCGGGCCAGCCGTTCCGCAACGATTTGCCGGTGACGACGCTGGCGGTCGATCGCGTGACGCTGCCGGTGGAAGGCGTCGAGGCGAAAACGCAGATCGTCGAGTCAAAGATCGACCCCTGGCAGCGCTGGAACGATTACGGCATCGGCCTATTGTTGGAAGGACAGGGCGGGGCCAAGGGCGAGCTGAAGCAGGCCGAAGAGGCGTTCAATCGCGTGGAGGAACTGGGCCGCTACGACGGGCCGCTCAACCTGGCCCGCGTGTACTTCACCGAAGGGCGGCTCGACGAGGCCGTCGACGCCCTGAAACGGGCGGCCGAATTCACCAGTCCACCCGCACCGAGCTGGACCATGAACTGGCTGAGCGGGCAGATCAATCGCCAGCAAGGCCACTTGGTCGAGGCCGAAAGGAATTTTCGTAGCGTGTTGGAAGAGAAAACGCAGGAGATGATCGACCGCAATTTCGACTTCAGCCTCGACTATGAGGTGATCAACCTGCTGGGGCAAACGCTGTTCGACCTGGCCAAGCAATCGCACGGCCCCAAACGGCAGGCCCAGCGAGAGGCGTATCTGCGGCAAGCGGTCGGAGAGTTCGAAAAGACGCTCACGCTCGACAGCGAGAACGTGGCCGCGCATTTCAACCTGCAGCACCTTTACGCCCAGCTCGGCGAGAAGCAAAAATCGGAAGAGCATCACAAGCTGCACCTGCGGTACAAGTCCGACGACAACGCCGGCGACCGGGCGATGGCGCTGGCCCGCCAAAAGTATCCGGCGGCCAATCACGCCGCCGAATCGGTGGTCGTGTATTCCTTGCACCACCCTACGGAGAACCCGAATGACTGA
- a CDS encoding CRTAC1 family protein — MTDERNVTGPDLDHDELERDDAVIGRAFRWSLAVIVLAVAAGAGAYYYWTRKSAPLAAAEKELVVANVRKSAAVAIPQVHFTDVTSESGIAFVHVNGAYGDKLLPETMGGGCAFFDYDNDGDPDLLLINSTYWPGHEPAGAASPTSALYRNDGRGHFDDVTAESGLGVSLYGMGVAVGDYDNDGWVDVFLSAVGPNRLFHNEKGTFREVTGQAGVAGEGESWSTSCGWFDFDNDGDLDLFVANYVRWSKEIDLGLSCTLKGEGRAYCRPDVFEGSFPYLYRNDGQGKFSDVSSASGVQVTNKDTGVPLAKSLGVAPVDLDGDGWIDLVVANDTVQNLLFHNQRNGTFRERGAIAGVAFDPDGKARGAMGIDCACFRNSRTLGIAIGNFSNEPTALYVTQGEVVPSEMPMFIDEAVATGLGPPSRLNLKFGLFFFDYDLDRRLDVLTANGHLEEDIQKVQQSQHYEQPPHMFWNCGSEADSEFMLVPEANCGDDFSRPLVGRGATYADIDGDGDLDVLITAINSQPRLLRNDQSLSHHWLRMKLRGTRANHDAIGAWIEAEVAGETLVRPVMPTRSYLSQVELPVTIGLGAATKVERLTVRWPDGTRQEVRGAEIDRLIEVEQDTSVALRTK; from the coding sequence ATGACTGACGAACGTAACGTGACTGGTCCGGACCTCGATCACGACGAGTTGGAACGCGACGACGCGGTTATCGGCCGCGCGTTCCGCTGGTCATTGGCAGTCATTGTGCTCGCCGTCGCGGCCGGAGCCGGCGCCTACTATTATTGGACGCGCAAGTCCGCGCCCCTCGCCGCGGCCGAAAAAGAGCTGGTCGTGGCCAATGTGCGCAAATCGGCCGCGGTCGCCATTCCGCAAGTCCATTTCACTGACGTCACCAGCGAGTCGGGCATCGCGTTCGTCCACGTCAACGGCGCCTATGGCGACAAGCTGCTGCCCGAAACGATGGGCGGCGGCTGCGCGTTCTTCGATTACGACAACGACGGCGACCCGGACTTGCTGCTGATCAACTCGACCTATTGGCCGGGGCATGAGCCGGCCGGTGCGGCCTCGCCCACTTCCGCCCTGTATCGGAACGACGGCCGCGGCCATTTCGACGACGTGACGGCCGAGTCGGGGCTGGGCGTGAGTCTTTACGGCATGGGCGTCGCCGTGGGCGATTACGACAACGATGGCTGGGTCGATGTGTTCCTTTCCGCCGTCGGCCCAAACCGGCTGTTCCATAACGAGAAGGGGACGTTTCGCGAAGTCACCGGGCAGGCCGGCGTGGCCGGCGAAGGCGAATCGTGGAGCACGAGCTGCGGCTGGTTCGATTTCGACAACGACGGCGATCTCGACCTGTTCGTAGCCAACTACGTGCGGTGGAGCAAAGAGATCGACCTGGGGCTGAGCTGCACGCTCAAAGGCGAGGGCCGGGCTTACTGCCGCCCTGACGTGTTCGAGGGATCGTTCCCGTATCTCTATCGTAACGACGGCCAAGGCAAATTCAGCGACGTTTCGTCCGCCTCAGGCGTGCAGGTGACGAACAAAGACACGGGCGTGCCGCTGGCCAAATCGCTGGGAGTGGCCCCGGTCGATCTCGACGGCGACGGCTGGATCGACCTGGTGGTGGCCAACGACACGGTGCAGAACCTCCTGTTTCACAACCAGCGCAACGGCACGTTTCGCGAACGGGGCGCGATCGCGGGCGTGGCCTTCGACCCCGACGGCAAAGCCCGCGGCGCGATGGGCATCGACTGCGCCTGTTTTCGCAACAGCCGCACGCTGGGCATCGCCATCGGCAATTTCTCGAACGAGCCGACGGCCCTCTACGTGACGCAGGGCGAGGTCGTGCCCAGCGAAATGCCGATGTTCATCGACGAAGCGGTGGCCACCGGTCTGGGACCGCCCTCACGCTTGAACCTGAAGTTCGGGTTGTTCTTCTTCGATTACGATCTCGACCGCCGGCTCGACGTGCTTACGGCCAACGGCCACCTGGAAGAAGACATTCAGAAAGTCCAGCAGAGCCAGCATTACGAGCAGCCGCCGCACATGTTCTGGAATTGCGGCAGCGAAGCCGATTCGGAATTCATGCTCGTGCCAGAAGCCAACTGCGGCGACGATTTCTCCCGGCCGCTGGTGGGCCGCGGGGCGACGTATGCCGACATCGACGGCGACGGCGATTTGGACGTGTTGATCACGGCTATCAACAGCCAGCCTCGGCTGTTGCGCAACGACCAGTCGCTTTCGCATCACTGGCTGCGCATGAAGCTTCGCGGCACGCGGGCCAACCACGACGCCATCGGCGCCTGGATCGAGGCCGAGGTGGCCGGCGAGACGCTCGTGCGGCCAGTGATGCCGACTCGCAGCTATCTCTCGCAGGTCGAGTTGCCCGTGACGATCGGCCTGGGCGCTGCGACGAAGGTCGAGCGTCTCACAGTCCGCTGGCCCGATGGCACGCGGCAGGAAGTGCGGGGCGCGGAAATTGATCGGTTGATCGAAGTCGAGCAGGATACCAGCGTGGCGCTGCGGACGAAATGA